In Rodentibacter haemolyticus, the DNA window AATCGTAAAATTACCGGGCTTTGAGCATATCTCGTTATTACAAATTATGGCAGTAACCGTGCCGGCTACTTTGTTGGGGACGATTATGATGTCGCTTTATAGTTTAAAACGCGGTAAAGAGCTAGAGAATGACCCTGAATATCAACGTCGTTTACAAGATCCGATTTGGCGTGAACGTATTTTGAATACGACAAATACACTACTTGATGATGAATTGCCAAAAGCTGCGAAGCATTCCGTTTATTTGTTCCTTTTATCTTTAGTGTTTATTGTCTCTGTTGCGATGATCCCTGAAATTCGTACGATTGGTAGCGCAAAACCAATTTCGATGGGCGTTGTGATTCAAATGGTGATGCTTTGCTTTGGCGGTATTATTTTATTGGTGTGTAAAGTGAATCCGCAAATCGTACCAAATGGTGTCGTGTTTAAATCAGGTATGGTTGCCGGGCTGGCTATTTTTGGGATTGCGTGGATGAGTGATACTTATTTCCAATATGCAATGCCGGAATTTAAAGCGGCGGTCACTTCAATGGTTGAATCCTATCCTTGGACATTTGCATTCGCTTTATTTGCGGTTTCGGTTGTGATTAATAGCCAAGCGGCGACTGCTGTAATGATGGTTCCGGTTGGTATTGGTTTAGGATTACCGGCCCCGTTATTAATCGGCTTAATGCCGGCAACTTATGCCTATTTCTTTATTCCGAACTACCCGTCCGATATTGCCACGGTGAACTTTGATGTAACCGGCACGACCAAAATCGGAAAATACTATTTTAACCATAGTTTTATGATCCCGGGATTAATCGGTGTAGTTGTTGCCTGTTTGGTTGGTGTAATGATGGCAGAATTAATTATTCGTTAAAACTTCTTGGCTGGAAAGCACCTTTTAGGTGCTTTTCTTAGGGATAAAAAAAGCCCTTTCAAAGCTGAAAGGGCAAAAATATTTGGAGTCATACTATGAGTTGTTGAATTAACAAATCAGGTATGAAACGCATTATAGTAACTTTTAAAATAAATGCAACATTTTTTTAACAATTAATTGTGAGGATTACGGGTATTTGTGTTCACTAAATTCCGCATTAAGAGCGCATACTCCAAATTAATCTCTTCAGGCACCTCCAAGAAAACAAAATGTCCATCGCCTAACGCTGCCTCTAGGTTCTCGTTTTTACGATTTAACATTTTCTCA includes these proteins:
- a CDS encoding anaerobic C4-dicarboxylate transporter codes for the protein MLYLEFLFLLLMLYLGSRFGGVGLAVVSGIGLAIEVFVLRMPIGKPPVDVILIILAVVTCASVLEAAGGLKFMLQIAERILRSNPKRVTFLGPLVTYTMTIMLGTGHAVYSIMPIIGDVALKNKIRPERPMAVASIASQLALTASPVSAVLVYYLGAIVKLPGFEHISLLQIMAVTVPATLLGTIMMSLYSLKRGKELENDPEYQRRLQDPIWRERILNTTNTLLDDELPKAAKHSVYLFLLSLVFIVSVAMIPEIRTIGSAKPISMGVVIQMVMLCFGGIILLVCKVNPQIVPNGVVFKSGMVAGLAIFGIAWMSDTYFQYAMPEFKAAVTSMVESYPWTFAFALFAVSVVINSQAATAVMMVPVGIGLGLPAPLLIGLMPATYAYFFIPNYPSDIATVNFDVTGTTKIGKYYFNHSFMIPGLIGVVVACLVGVMMAELIIR